In Trichocoleus sp. FACHB-46, the sequence TGACATGCCTACTGCACCTTACACCGTGGCAGGGAAGCTGAGAAAACCAGATTTATTTTTACTCCCTACTGCAATCAAAGCACATCTGGAAAACCATTTTCCATCCTTGGTCATCTTTCATGGCGAGATGCCATTAGGAAAGGCGGCACAGTGCCATTTCTTTGTGCCAGAAGCCGAGAATCGCACTCGGACTTACATCCTGCTTTTTGGTCAAGCGAAACATTCTGCCTTTAGAGTGTTTAGTAAAACTTATCTCAAATTCGGTAAGGTGGTGATTGATCAGGACGCTGATATTTTGGGCAAGATTTATCCCAACACACCGCAAAAGATCAAACTCAACAATGAAGTTGGAATGGATTGGGTCCGCCGTAACTTTGAAAGTTTCCCCAATATTGTAGAACCTAATCTTTCCAGATAAACGCTCACTTGGCTTCACTCAATATGCTTGAGATGATTTTCTCCCCAGCTGCAAAGTATTTGCAAAACAGGTTTTAGGGTTAGACCATATTCCGTGAACGAGTATTCTACTTTAGGCGGCACCTCTGAATAGATATTTCGGTTGACAATTCCGTCTCTCTCTAATTCTCGTAGTTGCTGAATCAACATCTTTTCTGTAATCTCTGGCAGTAATCGCTTTAGTTCACTAAAACGCCTTGCTCCATCTTTGAGATGCCACAGAATGAGAATTTTCCATTTACCACCTAATACTTTTAAGGTGGTTTGCACAAATATAGTGCCTTGAGCCGGTTCATGGGTCATCTATGTTACTTTCCCATCCGTTGAAGGAGCTTACAAAAAAGTAAGTACTTCCGAAAAAGGTAGTAGGAGTATACCCTAAGCATGGTCATGGGTCGTTGATTGTGAGCGTGCTTACTGTAGTGGCAAATCACTCATGATGCATGACGAATAGCTAATGACCATCCCAAACCCTATGAGGACAAGCCAGAATGCAGGTTCAAGGTGCGATCGCCTTAGTGACAGGCGCAAACGG encodes:
- a CDS encoding helix-turn-helix domain-containing protein, yielding MTHEPAQGTIFVQTTLKVLGGKWKILILWHLKDGARRFSELKRLLPEITEKMLIQQLRELERDGIVNRNIYSEVPPKVEYSFTEYGLTLKPVLQILCSWGENHLKHIE